In Fusobacterium massiliense, a single window of DNA contains:
- the bioA gene encoding adenosylmethionine--8-amino-7-oxononanoate transaminase: protein MFNNLSELQKKDLKYVFHPCAQMKDFEELPPLVMKKGEGLYLIDENGNKYMDCISSWWVNLFGHCNPRINKVVTEQVNTLEHIIFANFAHEPAAELCEELTKVMPKGINKFLFSDNGSSCIEMALKLSFQYHLQTGNPQKTKFISLENAYHGETIGALGVGDVDIFTETYRPLIKEGIKVRVPYLNSKITEEEFKKIEDECIEELEKLIEEKHDEIACMIVEPLVQGAAGIKIYSAKFLKAARELTKKYNIHLIDDEIAMGFGRTGKMFACEYAGIEPDMMCIAKGLSSGYYPIAMLCITSEIFDAFYSDYKEGKSFLHSHTYSGNPLGCRIALEVLRIFKDENILESVNKKGKYLEKKLHEIFKDKDYIKDIRNIGLIGAIELKDVKPNERIGRKIYAEALKKGVFVRPIGNTVYFMPPYVITENEIDIMLDVCEKSIEEVLK from the coding sequence ATGTTTAATAATTTGTCTGAACTTCAAAAAAAAGATTTAAAATATGTATTTCACCCTTGTGCTCAAATGAAAGATTTTGAAGAGCTGCCTCCATTGGTTATGAAAAAGGGAGAAGGTCTTTATTTAATAGATGAAAATGGAAATAAGTATATGGATTGTATTTCTAGTTGGTGGGTAAATTTATTTGGTCATTGTAATCCAAGAATAAATAAAGTTGTAACAGAACAAGTAAATACCTTAGAACACATTATTTTTGCAAATTTTGCTCATGAACCAGCTGCTGAATTATGTGAAGAATTAACTAAAGTAATGCCTAAAGGTATTAATAAATTTTTGTTTTCAGACAATGGTTCATCATGTATAGAAATGGCTTTAAAACTAAGTTTCCAATATCATCTACAAACTGGAAATCCTCAAAAAACAAAGTTTATTTCATTAGAAAATGCTTATCATGGAGAAACTATTGGAGCTTTAGGGGTTGGAGATGTAGATATCTTTACAGAAACTTATAGGCCATTAATTAAAGAAGGAATAAAAGTAAGAGTTCCTTATTTAAACTCAAAAATAACAGAAGAAGAATTTAAAAAAATTGAAGATGAATGTATAGAAGAGTTAGAAAAATTAATTGAAGAAAAACATGACGAAATAGCTTGTATGATAGTTGAACCATTGGTACAAGGAGCTGCAGGAATAAAAATATATTCAGCTAAATTTTTAAAGGCAGCAAGAGAACTAACAAAAAAATATAATATACATTTAATTGATGATGAAATAGCTATGGGCTTTGGAAGAACTGGGAAAATGTTTGCATGTGAATATGCTGGAATAGAACCTGATATGATGTGTATAGCAAAAGGCTTATCATCTGGATACTATCCAATAGCAATGCTATGTATAACAAGTGAAATTTTTGATGCTTTTTATTCTGACTATAAAGAAGGAAAATCTTTTTTACATTCTCACACATATTCTGGAAATCCATTAGGTTGCAGAATAGCTTTAGAGGTTTTAAGAATTTTTAAAGATGAAAATATTTTAGAAAGCGTTAATAAAAAAGGAAAATATTTAGAAAAAAAATTACATGAAATTTTTAAAGATAAAGATTATATAAAAGATATAAGAAATATTGGATTAATTGGTGCAATAGAATTAAAAGATGTAAAACCAAATGAAAGAATAGGTAGAAAAATCTATGCTGAAGCATTAAAAAAAGGTGTATTTGTAAGACCTATAGGAAATACGGTTTACTTTATGCCACCTTATGTAATAACTGAAAATGAAATAGATATTATGCTTGATGTATGTGAAAAATCTATTGAAGAAGTTTTAAAATAG
- a CDS encoding DUF4125 family protein — protein MEKNLIIEKILEKEWNFFSNLNNIGGRASCQDNKEDFIIMRKSQWLTFNEETLLSYLDDLNLEYNPLFIKYAEMMRYNSPKEYERIKIYLKNISEEKNSLVNKIMLIYMKWEEDFFERFPIFSSMGRPLYSKDDDDIDTSIETYLKGELLSYSEKTLKLYLKHIENSKEKNINLVIKNMDNLAKAQGFKDSEEVEKYYK, from the coding sequence ATGGAAAAAAATCTGATAATAGAAAAAATATTAGAGAAAGAATGGAACTTTTTCTCCAACCTTAATAATATTGGTGGAAGAGCTAGTTGTCAGGATAACAAAGAAGACTTTATTATTATGAGAAAATCTCAGTGGCTAACTTTTAATGAGGAAACTTTATTATCATACTTAGATGATTTAAATTTAGAATACAATCCTTTATTTATAAAATATGCAGAAATGATGAGGTATAATTCTCCTAAAGAATATGAAAGAATTAAAATTTATTTAAAAAATATTTCTGAAGAAAAAAATAGTTTAGTTAATAAAATAATGTTGATTTATATGAAGTGGGAAGAAGATTTTTTTGAAAGATTCCCAATTTTTTCTTCAATGGGAAGACCTTTATACTCTAAAGATGACGATGATATTGATACATCTATAGAAACTTATTTAAAAGGTGAACTATTATCCTATTCTGAAAAAACTTTAAAATTATATTTAAAACATATAGAAAATTCTAAAGAAAAAAATATAAATTTAGTTATTAAAAATATGGATAATCTTGCTAAAGCACAAGGATTTAAAGATTCAGAGGAAGTTGAAAAATACTATAAATAA
- a CDS encoding DUF4037 domain-containing protein translates to MNITNLQKEREKFQTQGNILKEVEVLKEILTETAESFGKESDEYIKALNELGGTLKYIGHYDNAEEKLKEALAIINKKYGTSNLAYATSLLNLTEVYRFSQKYDLLEKNYEQIVKIYEENKADNTFSFAGLCNNFGLFYQNIGEMKKAYDIHQKSLEILKKYDSEEYLLEYAVTLSNLFNPCLQLKMKEKAIDYLNKSLEIFEKNVGTKHPLYAASLNNMAIYQYNEGNLKKAIEYFKKSATISKETMGENSDNYKNIVSNIEFLEDLLNKSEYNDFGNKVNIDKKNEFTNTNYEDDSKNMKGLELARRYFKDIVLPVFEKELKDILPLCAFGLVGEGSECYGYDDELSQDHDFGPSVCIWLRNEDIEKYGNKINKILNTLPKSYAGFNEIKISEWGENRRGLLSIEDFYFKFIGSFDLPKTINDWQRIPETALATATNGEVFLDNLGIFSEIRKSLLNYYPEVIRQNKIATRCMNISQHGQYNYSRCLRRNDIVAANQALYLFVDEVIHLVFLLNKKYKIFYKWSNRALKDLEILGHEIHTLLNEMVLTQNKIPYVRKISSLLIEELKNQNLSNIESDFLGDYGVDIQKNINDEFLKQYSPWLD, encoded by the coding sequence ATGAATATAACTAATTTACAAAAAGAAAGAGAAAAATTTCAAACTCAAGGAAATATTTTGAAAGAAGTTGAAGTTTTAAAAGAGATTTTAACTGAAACAGCAGAATCTTTTGGAAAAGAAAGTGATGAATATATTAAAGCTCTTAATGAATTAGGAGGAACTTTAAAATATATTGGTCATTATGATAATGCAGAAGAAAAACTAAAAGAAGCATTAGCTATAATCAATAAAAAATATGGTACTTCTAACTTAGCTTATGCTACAAGTCTATTAAATCTTACTGAAGTTTATAGATTTTCTCAAAAATATGATTTACTAGAAAAAAATTATGAACAGATAGTTAAAATATATGAAGAAAATAAGGCTGATAATACTTTTTCTTTTGCAGGCTTATGTAATAATTTTGGTCTTTTTTATCAAAATATAGGAGAAATGAAAAAAGCCTACGATATTCATCAAAAAAGCTTAGAAATCTTAAAAAAATACGATAGTGAAGAATACTTACTTGAATATGCCGTAACCCTAAGTAATTTATTTAATCCTTGTCTACAATTAAAAATGAAAGAAAAAGCTATAGATTATCTAAATAAATCTCTAGAAATTTTTGAAAAAAACGTTGGTACTAAACATCCTCTTTATGCAGCTTCATTAAATAATATGGCTATTTATCAGTATAATGAAGGAAATTTAAAAAAAGCTATAGAGTATTTTAAAAAGTCTGCTACGATATCTAAAGAAACTATGGGAGAAAATAGTGATAACTATAAAAATATTGTTAGCAATATAGAATTTTTAGAAGATTTATTAAACAAATCAGAATATAATGATTTTGGAAATAAAGTAAATATTGATAAAAAAAATGAATTTACCAATACTAACTATGAAGATGATAGTAAAAATATGAAAGGTTTAGAATTAGCAAGAAGATATTTTAAAGACATAGTTCTACCTGTATTTGAAAAAGAATTAAAAGATATTTTACCTCTATGTGCTTTTGGTTTGGTTGGTGAAGGTTCTGAATGTTATGGCTATGATGATGAATTATCTCAGGATCACGATTTTGGACCATCTGTTTGTATATGGCTAAGAAATGAAGATATTGAAAAATATGGAAATAAAATTAATAAAATACTGAATACCTTACCTAAATCTTATGCAGGTTTCAATGAAATAAAAATCAGTGAATGGGGAGAAAATAGAAGAGGTCTACTTTCAATAGAAGATTTCTATTTTAAGTTTATAGGCTCTTTTGATTTACCTAAAACTATAAATGATTGGCAAAGGATCCCAGAAACTGCCCTTGCAACAGCAACAAATGGAGAAGTATTTTTAGATAATCTAGGTATTTTTTCTGAAATAAGAAAGTCTTTATTGAATTATTATCCAGAAGTAATAAGACAAAATAAAATAGCAACTCGTTGTATGAATATTTCTCAACACGGACAATATAATTATTCTAGATGCTTGAGAAGAAACGACATAGTTGCTGCAAATCAAGCTTTATATTTATTTGTTGATGAGGTTATACATTTGGTTTTCTTGTTAAATAAAAAATATAAGATTTTCTATAAATGGTCAAATAGAGCTTTAAAAGATTTAGAGATACTTGGACATGAAATTCATACTTTATTAAATGAAATGGTCTTAACTCAAAACAAAATTCCTTATGTAAGAAAAATTTCTAGCTTACTAATAGAAGAGTTAAAAAATCAAAATTTGAGTAATATTGAAAGTGATTTTTTAGGAGATTATGGAGTAGATATTCAAAAAAATATAAATGATGAATTTTTAAAACAATATTCTCCATGGTTAGATTAA
- the lepA gene encoding translation elongation factor 4, whose amino-acid sequence MEAIMLQKNKRNFSIIAHIDHGKSTIADRLLEYTGTVAERDMKEQILDSMELEREKGITIKAQAVTLFYKAKDGIEYELNLIDTPGHVDFIYEVSRSLAACEGALLVVDAAQGVEAQTLANVYLAIENNLEILPIINKIDLPAAEPEKVKKEIEDIIGLPADDAVLASAKNGIGIEDILEAVVQRIPAPDYDENAPLKALIFDSFFDDYRGVVTYVKVLDGSIKKGDKIKIWSTEKELDVLEVGIFSPTMKSTDGLTSGSVGYIITGVKTIHDTRVGDTITTVKNPALFPLEGFKPAQSMVFAGIYPLFTDDYEELREALEKLQLNDASLTFVPETSLALGFGFRCGFLGLLHMEIIVERLRREYNIDLISTTPSVEYKVSIDDKEEAIIDNPCEFPEQGRGKITIQEPYIRGKVIVPKEYVGNVMELCQEKRGIFISMDYLDETRSMLTYELPLAEIVIDFYDKLKSRTKGYASFEYELSEYKVSNLVKVDILVSGKPVDAFSFIAHVDNAYYRGKAICQKLSEVIPRQQFEIPIQAALGSKIIARETIKAYRKNVIAKCYGGDITRKKKLLEKQKEGKKRMKSIGNVEIPQEAFVSVLKLND is encoded by the coding sequence ATGGAGGCTATAATGCTACAAAAAAATAAAAGAAATTTTTCAATAATTGCACATATAGATCATGGAAAATCTACTATTGCAGATAGACTTTTAGAATACACAGGAACTGTTGCTGAAAGAGATATGAAAGAACAAATATTAGATTCTATGGAACTTGAAAGAGAAAAAGGAATAACAATAAAAGCTCAAGCAGTAACTTTATTTTATAAAGCAAAAGATGGCATTGAATATGAACTAAACTTAATTGATACTCCAGGACACGTGGATTTCATATATGAAGTATCAAGATCTCTTGCAGCTTGTGAAGGAGCTTTACTTGTTGTAGATGCTGCTCAAGGAGTTGAAGCTCAAACTCTTGCAAATGTTTATCTTGCAATAGAAAACAATTTAGAAATTTTACCTATAATTAATAAAATAGATTTACCCGCTGCTGAGCCAGAAAAAGTAAAAAAAGAAATAGAGGATATAATTGGTTTACCAGCAGATGATGCTGTTTTAGCTTCTGCTAAAAATGGTATAGGTATTGAAGATATCCTAGAAGCTGTTGTTCAAAGAATACCAGCTCCCGACTATGATGAAAATGCTCCATTAAAAGCATTAATATTTGATTCTTTCTTTGATGATTATAGAGGAGTTGTAACTTATGTAAAAGTTTTAGACGGTTCTATAAAAAAAGGAGATAAAATAAAAATTTGGTCAACTGAAAAAGAATTAGATGTCTTAGAAGTTGGAATTTTTTCTCCAACAATGAAATCAACAGATGGTTTAACTAGTGGTTCAGTTGGATATATTATAACTGGAGTAAAAACTATTCATGATACAAGAGTTGGAGATACAATAACAACCGTTAAAAATCCTGCTTTATTTCCTTTAGAAGGATTTAAACCTGCTCAATCAATGGTATTTGCTGGAATATATCCATTATTTACTGATGATTATGAAGAATTGAGAGAAGCTCTAGAAAAATTACAACTAAACGATGCTTCATTAACTTTTGTTCCTGAAACATCTCTAGCTTTAGGATTTGGTTTTAGATGTGGTTTCTTAGGTTTGTTACATATGGAAATTATTGTTGAAAGATTAAGAAGAGAATACAATATCGATTTGATTTCAACAACACCATCAGTTGAATACAAAGTAAGTATAGATGATAAAGAAGAAGCTATTATTGATAACCCTTGTGAGTTCCCTGAACAAGGCAGAGGAAAAATAACTATTCAAGAACCATATATAAGGGGAAAAGTTATAGTTCCTAAAGAATATGTTGGAAATGTTATGGAACTTTGTCAAGAAAAAAGGGGAATATTTATATCAATGGATTATTTAGATGAAACTAGATCTATGCTTACATATGAATTGCCTCTTGCAGAAATAGTAATTGATTTTTATGACAAATTAAAATCAAGAACTAAAGGATATGCTTCATTTGAATATGAATTAAGTGAATATAAAGTTTCTAATCTTGTAAAAGTAGATATTTTAGTTTCTGGAAAACCTGTTGATGCATTCTCATTTATAGCACATGTAGATAATGCTTATTACAGAGGAAAAGCTATATGTCAAAAATTAAGTGAAGTTATTCCAAGACAACAATTTGAAATTCCAATTCAAGCAGCGTTAGGTTCAAAAATTATTGCTAGAGAAACTATAAAAGCATATAGAAAAAATGTTATAGCAAAATGTTACGGTGGAGATATAACAAGAAAGAAAAAACTTCTTGAAAAACAAAAAGAAGGTAAAAAGAGAATGAAGAGCATAGGAAATGTTGAAATTCCACAAGAAGCATTTGTATCTGTTTTAAAATTGAATGACTAA
- a CDS encoding nickel/cobalt transporter, with translation MKKIYKYLTAIVGIALVYLVLSNFNLMMYKIAFYQQDIVENISKLIDENQDKLNYTLLLLTFLYGIVHSFGPGHGKTLVLTYSVKEELNFYKLLLVSILIAYLQGLSAYILIKFIISLSDKASMILFYDLDNRTRLIASILIILIGIYSIYSTLKNKTCEHCHETKIKNILGFSIALGLCPCPGVMTVLLFLESFGLNNNMFLFTLSMSTGIFLVILFFGILANIFKKTLVESENLKLHRILSFIGAILMIIFGIFQILILGD, from the coding sequence ATGAAAAAAATATATAAATATTTAACTGCTATTGTAGGTATTGCTTTAGTGTACCTAGTTCTATCTAATTTTAATTTAATGATGTATAAAATTGCTTTTTATCAACAAGATATAGTTGAAAACATAAGCAAATTAATAGATGAAAATCAAGATAAATTAAATTATACTCTTTTACTTTTAACTTTTTTATATGGAATAGTCCACTCTTTTGGTCCTGGACATGGAAAAACTTTAGTATTAACATATTCTGTTAAAGAGGAATTAAATTTCTATAAACTACTATTAGTTTCTATATTGATAGCATATTTACAAGGTTTATCAGCTTATATCTTAATAAAATTTATTATAAGTTTATCAGATAAGGCTTCAATGATATTATTTTATGATTTAGATAATAGAACAAGGCTTATTGCTTCTATCCTTATAATTTTAATAGGTATATATAGTATATATTCAACTTTAAAAAATAAAACATGTGAGCATTGCCATGAAACAAAAATAAAAAATATATTAGGATTTTCAATAGCCTTAGGTCTATGCCCTTGCCCAGGAGTAATGACAGTTCTTTTATTTCTAGAAAGCTTTGGCTTAAATAATAATATGTTTTTATTTACACTTTCTATGTCAACAGGAATTTTTTTAGTTATACTATTTTTTGGTATTCTAGCTAATATTTTTAAAAAGACTTTGGTTGAAAGTGAAAATTTAAAACTACACAGAATACTATCTTTTATTGGTGCAATTCTTATGATTATTTTTGGAATTTTTCAAATTTTAATTTTAGGAGACTAA
- a CDS encoding DUF1007 family protein: MKIKFLCFFLIFSLNIYSHPHVFFDADINARIENNTLEGLEINLKLDELNTRLNKKVLKPDKNMNVEGDNIVFLKYLFKHIRVKFNNKTYKEDDIIFEQAKLDDDNLDIYFFVPIDQKITKSSKLKIALYDTKYYYNYDYDKTSFHVDNNLKNIKTKVNFFTNNKIKFYFNLVSPNEYEVDFE, encoded by the coding sequence ATGAAAATAAAATTTTTATGTTTCTTTTTAATATTTAGTTTAAATATTTATTCTCATCCTCATGTTTTTTTTGATGCAGATATCAATGCAAGAATAGAAAATAATACACTTGAAGGACTTGAAATAAATCTTAAATTAGATGAACTGAACACAAGACTTAACAAAAAAGTTTTGAAACCAGATAAAAATATGAATGTTGAAGGTGATAATATTGTCTTTTTAAAGTATTTATTTAAGCATATTAGAGTAAAATTCAACAATAAAACTTACAAAGAAGATGATATAATTTTTGAACAAGCCAAATTGGATGACGATAACTTAGATATCTATTTTTTTGTTCCAATAGATCAAAAAATTACAAAGAGCTCTAAATTAAAAATAGCCCTTTATGACACAAAATATTACTACAATTATGACTATGATAAAACATCATTTCATGTAGATAATAATTTAAAAAATATAAAAACTAAGGTTAACTTTTTTACAAATAACAAAATTAAATTTTACTTTAATTTAGTAAGTCCAAATGAATACGAGGTTGATTTTGAATGA
- a CDS encoding urocanate hydratase, producing MLSNKTIYDAMTIKLTAEDIPMEIPKMDPSIRRAPKRIVKLSEHDRELALRNALRYIPEEFHEMLAPEFMQELEERGRIYGYRFRPEGNLYGKPIDEYKGKCTEAKAMQVMIDNNLDFDIALYPYELVTYGETGQVCQNWMQYRLIKKYLENMTQDQTLVVASGHPTGLFRSNPYAPRAIITNGLMVGLFDNYDDWARGAAIGVANYGQMTAGGWMYIGPQGIVHGTYSTILNAGRLFCGVPADGDLRGKLFITSGLGGMSGAQGKACEIAKGVAIVAEVDLSRINTRLEQGWVNAIANTPEEAFKIAEEKISSKTPYAIAYHGNIVEILEYAIEFNKHIDLLSDQTSCHAVYDGGYCPVGTSFEERTKLLGTDRAKFRELVNEGLKRHYKAIKTLHDRGVYFFDYGNSFLKSIYDVGIKEISKNGVDDKEGFIFPSYVEDILGPELFDYGYGPFRWVCLSRKKEDLLKTDKAALELVDPNRRYQDRDNYVWIQDADKNGLVVGTQARIFYQDAMSRTRIALKFNEMVRNGEIGPVMLGRDHHDVSGTDSPFRETSNIKDGSSIMADMATQCFAGNAARGMTMIALHNGGGVGIGKSINGGFGMVLDGSKRVDEILWQAMPWDVMGGVARRAWARNPHSIETVVEYNLDNKGTDHITLPYIVNDELIKKTLKK from the coding sequence ATGTTAAGTAATAAAACTATTTATGATGCAATGACAATAAAATTAACTGCTGAAGATATCCCAATGGAAATTCCTAAAATGGATCCTAGCATAAGAAGGGCTCCAAAAAGAATAGTAAAACTATCTGAACATGATAGAGAACTAGCTTTAAGAAATGCTTTAAGATATATTCCTGAAGAATTTCATGAAATGTTAGCTCCAGAATTCATGCAAGAATTAGAAGAAAGAGGAAGAATCTATGGATATAGATTTAGACCAGAAGGAAATCTATATGGAAAACCAATAGATGAATATAAAGGAAAATGTACTGAAGCTAAAGCAATGCAAGTTATGATAGATAATAACTTAGATTTTGATATAGCTCTATATCCTTATGAATTAGTAACTTATGGAGAAACTGGACAAGTATGTCAAAACTGGATGCAATATAGACTTATCAAAAAATACCTTGAAAATATGACTCAAGATCAAACTTTAGTTGTAGCTTCAGGACACCCAACTGGATTATTTAGATCTAATCCTTATGCTCCGAGAGCTATAATTACTAATGGACTTATGGTAGGTCTATTTGATAACTATGATGACTGGGCTAGAGGAGCTGCAATAGGTGTTGCAAACTATGGACAAATGACTGCTGGTGGTTGGATGTATATAGGTCCTCAAGGTATAGTTCATGGAACTTACTCAACTATATTAAATGCAGGAAGATTATTCTGTGGAGTTCCAGCTGATGGAGATTTAAGAGGAAAATTATTTATAACTTCAGGACTTGGAGGAATGAGTGGAGCTCAAGGTAAAGCTTGTGAAATAGCAAAAGGTGTTGCAATCGTTGCTGAAGTTGACTTATCAAGAATCAATACAAGACTTGAACAAGGTTGGGTAAATGCAATAGCAAATACTCCAGAAGAAGCATTTAAAATTGCAGAAGAAAAAATTTCTTCAAAGACTCCTTATGCAATAGCATACCATGGAAATATAGTTGAAATACTAGAATATGCAATAGAATTTAATAAACATATTGATTTATTATCAGACCAAACTTCTTGTCATGCTGTTTATGATGGAGGATATTGCCCAGTAGGAACTTCTTTTGAAGAAAGAACTAAACTTCTTGGAACTGATAGAGCTAAATTCAGAGAATTAGTAAATGAAGGTTTAAAAAGACATTATAAAGCAATCAAAACTTTACATGATAGAGGAGTATACTTCTTTGACTATGGAAATAGTTTCTTAAAATCTATCTATGATGTAGGAATAAAAGAAATTTCTAAAAATGGCGTAGACGATAAAGAAGGATTTATATTCCCTTCATATGTTGAAGATATATTAGGACCTGAATTATTTGACTATGGATATGGACCATTCAGATGGGTATGTCTATCAAGAAAGAAAGAAGATTTATTAAAGACAGACAAAGCTGCTCTTGAACTTGTTGACCCTAACAGAAGATATCAAGATAGAGATAACTATGTATGGATACAAGATGCTGACAAGAATGGACTTGTTGTTGGAACTCAAGCAAGAATATTCTATCAAGATGCAATGAGTAGAACTAGAATAGCTCTTAAATTTAATGAAATGGTTAGAAATGGAGAAATTGGACCTGTAATGTTAGGTAGAGACCATCACGATGTGTCTGGTACTGACTCTCCTTTCAGAGAAACTTCAAACATTAAAGACGGAAGTAGCATAATGGCAGATATGGCAACTCAATGTTTTGCTGGAAATGCTGCAAGAGGTATGACTATGATAGCTCTTCATAATGGTGGAGGAGTTGGAATCGGAAAATCTATCAACGGTGGATTTGGAATGGTTCTTGACGGAAGTAAAAGAGTAGATGAAATCTTATGGCAAGCAATGCCTTGGGACGTAATGGGTGGAGTTGCTAGAAGAGCTTGGGCAAGAAATCCTCACTCTATCGAAACTGTTGTAGAATACAACTTAGATAATAAAGGAACAGACCATATTACATTACCATACATTGTTAATGATGAATTAATAAAGAAAACTTTAAAAAAATAA
- the hutH gene encoding histidine ammonia-lyase: MKVVLGSKRITLEDLINVTRRGYKVEISQDAYEKIDKARALVDKYVDEAKVSYGITTGFGKFAEISISKEQTGQLQKNIVMSHSCSVGNPMSIDIARGVVFLRAVNLAKGYSGARRIVIEKLVELLNKEVTPWIPEKGSVGSSGDLSPLAHMSLVLIGLGKAFYKGELLEAKDALAKAGIEPIEALSSKEGLALTNGTQALTSTGAHVLYDAINLSKHLDVAASLTMEGLHGIIDAYDPRISEVRGHAGQINTAENMRRILAGSTNVTKQGVERVQDSYVLRCIPQIHGASKDTLEYVKQKVEIEINAVTDNPLIFVDTDEVISGGNFHGQPMALPFDFLGIALAEMANVSERRIEKMVNPAINHGLPAFLVEQGGLNSGFMIVQYSAAALVSENKVLAHPASVDSIPTSANQEDHVSMGSIAAKKSKDILENVRKVIGMELITACQAIDLKGAKEKLSPATKVAYDKVRELISYVSVDRPMYIDIHAAEDLIKTNAVVDNVEKAIGELKF; encoded by the coding sequence ATGAAAGTTGTTTTAGGTAGTAAAAGAATCACTTTAGAAGACTTAATCAATGTAACAAGAAGGGGGTATAAGGTAGAAATTTCTCAAGATGCTTACGAAAAAATTGATAAAGCTAGAGCTTTAGTTGACAAATATGTTGATGAGGCAAAAGTATCTTATGGAATAACTACTGGTTTTGGAAAATTTGCTGAAATCAGCATCTCTAAAGAACAAACTGGTCAATTACAAAAAAATATAGTAATGAGCCACTCTTGTAGTGTAGGAAATCCTATGTCTATTGATATAGCAAGAGGTGTAGTATTTTTAAGAGCTGTAAACTTAGCTAAAGGTTACTCAGGGGCAAGAAGAATAGTAATTGAAAAACTAGTTGAATTACTTAATAAAGAAGTAACTCCTTGGATACCAGAAAAAGGTTCAGTTGGATCATCTGGAGATTTATCTCCTCTAGCTCATATGTCTTTAGTCCTAATTGGATTAGGTAAAGCTTTCTACAAAGGTGAATTGTTAGAAGCTAAAGATGCATTAGCTAAAGCAGGAATAGAACCAATTGAAGCTCTATCTTCAAAAGAAGGTTTAGCTCTTACAAACGGAACTCAAGCATTAACTTCAACAGGTGCTCACGTTCTATACGATGCTATCAATTTATCTAAACACTTAGATGTTGCAGCATCATTAACTATGGAAGGATTACATGGAATTATAGATGCTTATGATCCAAGAATAAGTGAAGTAAGAGGACATGCTGGTCAAATAAATACAGCTGAAAATATGAGAAGAATTTTAGCAGGAAGTACAAATGTTACTAAACAAGGTGTTGAAAGAGTACAAGATTCATATGTTTTAAGATGTATACCTCAAATTCATGGTGCAAGTAAAGATACATTAGAATATGTAAAACAAAAAGTTGAAATAGAAATAAATGCAGTAACAGATAACCCATTAATATTTGTTGATACTGACGAAGTTATATCTGGTGGAAACTTCCATGGACAACCTATGGCACTACCATTTGATTTCTTAGGAATAGCTCTTGCTGAAATGGCAAATGTTTCTGAAAGAAGAATAGAAAAAATGGTAAACCCAGCTATCAACCATGGATTGCCTGCATTCTTAGTTGAACAAGGTGGATTAAATTCTGGATTCATGATAGTTCAATACAGTGCAGCTGCATTAGTATCAGAAAATAAAGTTTTAGCACATCCAGCTTCTGTTGACTCAATACCAACTTCTGCTAACCAAGAAGACCATGTTTCTATGGGATCAATAGCTGCTAAAAAATCAAAAGATATACTTGAAAATGTAAGAAAAGTTATAGGAATGGAATTAATTACTGCTTGTCAAGCTATAGACTTAAAAGGAGCTAAAGAAAAATTATCTCCAGCAACTAAAGTAGCTTATGATAAAGTAAGAGAATTAATTTCTTATGTAAGTGTTGATAGACCTATGTATATAGATATCCATGCTGCTGAAGATTTAATAAAAACTAATGCAGTTGTAGATAATGTAGAAAAAGCAATAGGAGAACTAAAATTTTAA